From Deinococcus aquaticus, one genomic window encodes:
- the murJ gene encoding murein biosynthesis integral membrane protein MurJ codes for MSFEDAGPPDAPPPAKPNRSLRANTIIVMLGTLGSRLSGILRQMALNNLFSVTLVEAFNTAVTIPNLLRELLAEGALVNSFIPVYKTLDDAERRRLAQAFSGILIAVNLLLMAAGILAAPYLVDLLLAGQSNIDRELALFMTRMVMPFLMLISLSAIAMGLLNADEHFRESSFAPVAFNIASIAALVLLPKQAEWLAFGWLIGGVAQLVVQLPALNRFGLLPTPALRGHPAVGRVLRQMAPFTLTAGARQFLNVYVLRLLSDARLFDSGTQAGYFNAQALFTTVNGLFVVSPVLAVFPRFSQAAAEKDWTQFRTLTASTIRTTTFLAAPMSALMIALAPYVISVINTHAPRTSEETVKFLAGAGILSSWSLALVPWALVTVLLRTFYARERTREAVTISAIGFVLEVGLYRLLVPSLGLIGFGLSTTISGLLMTAALIVLYRRAVGFPAREVTGHLLRVVPLAVLSGGAAWLIARALPIQPGFILTSIPVLALAGGVGLAVYLGGALVLRMPEVAAITRRLKR; via the coding sequence ATGTCCTTCGAGGACGCCGGACCGCCCGACGCCCCCCCACCCGCCAAGCCGAACAGGTCCCTGCGCGCCAACACCATCATCGTTATGCTCGGCACGCTCGGCTCGCGCCTGAGCGGCATCCTGCGCCAGATGGCCCTGAACAACCTGTTCAGTGTGACGCTGGTCGAGGCGTTCAACACAGCCGTCACGATCCCGAACCTGCTGCGCGAACTGCTGGCCGAGGGCGCCCTCGTCAACTCGTTCATCCCGGTGTACAAGACCCTGGACGACGCCGAGCGCCGCCGGCTGGCCCAGGCGTTCAGCGGCATCCTGATCGCCGTGAACCTGCTGCTGATGGCGGCGGGCATCCTGGCGGCCCCGTACCTCGTGGACCTCCTGCTGGCCGGGCAGTCGAACATCGACCGTGAACTGGCACTGTTCATGACCCGCATGGTCATGCCGTTCCTGATGCTGATCAGCCTGTCGGCCATCGCCATGGGGCTGCTGAACGCCGACGAGCACTTCCGGGAAAGCAGTTTCGCGCCCGTGGCCTTCAACATCGCCAGCATCGCAGCGCTGGTGCTGCTCCCCAAACAGGCCGAGTGGCTGGCGTTCGGCTGGCTGATCGGCGGGGTGGCGCAACTCGTGGTGCAGCTGCCCGCCCTGAACCGCTTTGGGCTGCTGCCCACCCCGGCCCTGAGGGGGCACCCGGCGGTGGGACGCGTGCTGCGCCAGATGGCCCCGTTCACCCTGACGGCCGGGGCACGGCAGTTCCTGAACGTCTACGTGCTGCGCCTGCTCTCCGACGCGCGGCTGTTCGATTCCGGCACGCAGGCCGGGTACTTCAACGCGCAGGCGCTGTTCACCACCGTGAACGGCCTGTTCGTCGTGTCACCCGTCCTGGCCGTCTTCCCGCGCTTCTCGCAGGCCGCCGCCGAGAAGGACTGGACGCAGTTCCGCACGCTGACGGCCAGTACCATCCGCACGACCACGTTCCTGGCCGCGCCCATGAGTGCCCTGATGATCGCACTGGCCCCCTACGTGATCAGCGTCATCAACACCCACGCTCCCCGCACTTCGGAGGAAACCGTGAAATTCCTGGCCGGGGCGGGCATCCTGAGCAGCTGGTCCCTGGCTCTGGTCCCGTGGGCGCTGGTCACGGTGCTGCTGCGCACCTTCTACGCCCGTGAACGCACCCGCGAGGCCGTGACGATCAGCGCCATCGGCTTCGTGCTGGAGGTTGGGCTGTACCGCCTGCTGGTGCCCAGCCTGGGCTTGATCGGCTTCGGCCTGAGCACCACCATCAGCGGCCTGCTGATGACCGCCGCCCTGATCGTCCTGTACCGCCGCGCCGTGGGCTTCCCGGCGCGCGAGGTGACGGGGCACCTGCTGCGCGTCGTGCCGCTGGCCGTCCTGTCAGGCGGTGCGGCGTGGCTGATCGCGCGGGCACTGCCGATCCAGCCAGGCTTCATCCTGACCAGCATTCCGGTGCTGGCCCTTGCTGGCGGCGTGGGCCTCGCCGTGTACCTGGGCGGCGCACTCGTCCTGAGAATGCCGGAAGTGGCGGCGATCACGCGCCGACTGAAACGGTAA
- the pgm gene encoding phosphoglucomutase (alpha-D-glucose-1,6-bisphosphate-dependent) — MTISELAGKRAPRSLLTNIPRLVAHYYETRPLPSDPLQRVAFGTSGHRGNSIAGTFNETHILAIAQAVAEYRAQAGITGPLYMGLDTHALSEPAWMTALEVLIANGVRVRVQPGLFTPTPLISHAILEHNRAGVDGVADGIVITPSHNPPQDGGFKYNPPSGGPADTDVTKVVQARANQIMEDELRDVQRVSLEDAMAALEEFDFITPYVTQLPDVIDLDAIRRSGVRIGVDPLGGSSLPVWQAIQAAHDLNLTIVNDVIDPSFAFMSVDRDGKIRMDCSSPYAMAGLLALKGDFDVSIGNDPDADRHGIVTADGLMNPNHYLAVMIEYLFQNRPGWRADAAIGKTLVSSALIDRVGAGIGRRVVEVPVGFKYFVAGLQDGSFGFGGEESAGASFLRRDGRAWSTDKDGLIPGLLAAEMTAITGKTPSVRFADLTARYGATAYDRQDAPATPDQKKILGSLSPEQVTATTLGGDPITAKLTRAPGNDEPIGGLKVTTDQAWFAARPSGTEDVYKIYAESFRGQEHLKQVMNEARDVVSAALGGK, encoded by the coding sequence ATGACCATCAGCGAACTGGCCGGTAAACGCGCTCCCCGGAGCCTGCTGACGAATATTCCCCGCCTGGTGGCGCACTACTACGAGACCCGCCCGCTGCCCAGCGACCCCCTGCAACGCGTGGCGTTCGGCACCAGCGGCCACCGCGGCAACAGCATCGCTGGAACCTTCAACGAGACGCACATCCTGGCCATCGCGCAGGCCGTCGCCGAGTACCGCGCGCAGGCAGGGATCACCGGGCCGCTGTACATGGGCCTGGACACCCACGCCCTGTCCGAACCCGCCTGGATGACCGCGCTGGAAGTCCTGATCGCCAACGGCGTGCGCGTGCGCGTGCAGCCCGGCCTGTTCACGCCCACGCCCCTGATCAGCCACGCCATCCTGGAACACAACCGCGCGGGCGTGGACGGCGTGGCCGACGGGATCGTGATCACGCCCAGCCACAACCCCCCGCAGGACGGCGGTTTCAAGTACAACCCGCCCAGCGGCGGCCCGGCCGACACCGACGTCACGAAAGTCGTGCAGGCCCGCGCGAACCAGATCATGGAAGACGAACTGCGCGACGTGCAGCGCGTGTCCCTGGAAGACGCCATGGCGGCCCTGGAGGAATTCGACTTCATCACGCCCTACGTCACGCAACTGCCGGACGTGATCGACCTGGACGCCATCCGCCGTAGCGGCGTGCGCATCGGCGTGGACCCGCTGGGCGGCAGCAGCCTCCCAGTCTGGCAGGCCATCCAGGCGGCGCACGACCTGAACCTGACTATCGTGAACGACGTCATCGACCCCAGCTTCGCGTTCATGAGCGTGGACCGCGACGGCAAGATCCGCATGGACTGCTCCAGCCCCTACGCCATGGCGGGCCTGCTGGCCCTGAAAGGCGACTTCGACGTGTCCATCGGGAACGACCCGGACGCCGACCGGCACGGCATCGTCACCGCCGACGGCCTGATGAACCCCAACCACTACCTGGCGGTGATGATCGAGTACCTGTTCCAGAACCGCCCCGGCTGGCGCGCGGACGCCGCCATCGGCAAGACCCTGGTCAGCAGCGCCCTGATCGACCGGGTGGGCGCCGGCATCGGCCGCCGCGTCGTGGAAGTCCCGGTGGGCTTCAAGTACTTCGTGGCGGGCCTTCAGGACGGCTCCTTCGGCTTCGGCGGCGAGGAGAGCGCCGGGGCCAGCTTCCTGCGCCGTGACGGCCGCGCCTGGAGCACCGACAAGGACGGCCTGATCCCCGGCCTGCTCGCCGCCGAGATGACCGCCATCACCGGCAAGACCCCCAGCGTGCGCTTCGCGGACCTGACCGCCCGCTACGGCGCGACCGCCTACGACCGCCAGGACGCCCCCGCCACGCCCGACCAGAAGAAGATCCTGGGCAGCCTCTCGCCCGAACAGGTCACCGCCACCACCCTGGGCGGCGACCCCATCACCGCAAAGCTCACCCGCGCGCCCGGCAACGACGAACCTATCGGCGGCCTGAAAGTCACCACCGACCAGGCGTGGTTCGCCGCGCGCCCCAGCGGCACCGAGGACGTCTACAAGATCTACGCCGAGAGCTTCCGGGGCCAGGAGCACCTGAAGCAGGTTATGAACGAGGCGCGCGACGTGGTTTCCGCCGCGCTGGGCGGCAAGTAA
- the glpX gene encoding class II fructose-bisphosphatase — protein MTAKRQKGADRASEKGAETRAGSNHFEHALVLETARVTEGAALAASRFMGMGDKNAVDGAGTEAMRELLNSLDIRGTVVIGEGEMDEAPMLYIGEQVGSGQYEVDIAVDPVEGTVVTAKGLPNGLAVIALSERGGLMHAPDCYMDKLVVPPPAAGKVNLDWPVEANLNVLAQSLERDVDDLMITILDRERHADLIRQVRATGARVKLIGDGDVVASLQVGVRGTGVHALMGSGGAPEGVLSAAAMKCLGAEIQGRFIAEDDAMRERFVSMGVDEKRVYKTNDLAPGSQMVFSATGITYGELLNGVRHFGGGARTHTLVMGYATRVVRFIDSVHLEDDGARVTIRV, from the coding sequence ATGACGGCGAAACGGCAGAAAGGTGCAGACAGGGCCTCCGAGAAGGGCGCAGAGACGCGCGCGGGCAGCAACCACTTCGAGCACGCGCTGGTGCTGGAAACGGCGCGCGTGACCGAGGGCGCGGCGCTGGCCGCCAGCCGCTTCATGGGCATGGGCGACAAGAACGCCGTGGACGGCGCGGGCACCGAGGCCATGCGGGAACTGCTGAACTCGCTGGACATCCGGGGCACGGTCGTGATCGGCGAGGGCGAGATGGACGAGGCCCCCATGCTGTACATCGGCGAGCAGGTCGGCAGCGGGCAGTACGAGGTGGACATCGCCGTGGACCCGGTCGAGGGCACGGTCGTGACCGCCAAGGGCCTCCCGAACGGACTGGCCGTGATCGCCCTGTCCGAACGGGGCGGCCTGATGCACGCGCCGGACTGCTACATGGACAAGCTGGTCGTGCCGCCCCCCGCCGCCGGGAAGGTGAACCTGGACTGGCCGGTCGAAGCGAACCTGAACGTGCTGGCGCAGAGCCTGGAACGCGACGTGGACGACCTGATGATCACCATCCTGGACCGCGAGCGGCACGCGGACCTGATCCGGCAGGTGCGGGCCACGGGCGCCCGCGTGAAACTGATCGGTGACGGCGACGTGGTCGCCAGCCTGCAGGTCGGCGTGCGCGGCACGGGCGTTCACGCGCTGATGGGTTCGGGCGGCGCGCCCGAGGGGGTGCTGTCGGCGGCGGCCATGAAGTGCCTGGGCGCGGAAATCCAGGGCCGATTCATCGCCGAGGACGACGCCATGCGTGAGCGGTTCGTGTCGATGGGCGTGGACGAGAAGCGCGTGTACAAGACGAACGACCTGGCCCCGGGATCGCAGATGGTGTTCAGCGCGACCGGCATCACGTACGGCGAGCTGCTGAACGGCGTTCGTCACTTCGGTGGTGGGGCCAGAACGCACACGCTGGTGATGGGGTACGCCACGCGGGTCGTGCGGTTCATCGATTCGGTGCACCTGGAAGACGACGGGGCGCGCGTCACGATCCGCGTCTGA
- the wrbA gene encoding NAD(P)H:quinone oxidoreductase, giving the protein MTNPTPTPVKLAIVYYSTYGTNHAMAQVAAEAARAAGAEVRLLKVPETAPQAVIDTQDAWKAQQERSADVQTATPDDLEWADAYLFSSPTRFGGATSQMRAYIDTLGGLWGTGKLANKTFSAMTSAQNPNGGQETTLMTLYTMAMHWGAILVPPGYTDPVIFASGGNPYGASVTAGGQPLSDEDRATIAHQARRLVEVTARLNG; this is encoded by the coding sequence ATGACGAACCCCACCCCCACCCCGGTGAAACTGGCCATCGTGTACTACTCCACGTACGGCACCAACCACGCCATGGCCCAGGTCGCCGCCGAGGCCGCCCGCGCCGCCGGGGCGGAAGTGCGTCTGCTGAAAGTGCCAGAGACGGCCCCGCAGGCCGTGATCGACACCCAGGACGCCTGGAAAGCCCAGCAGGAACGCAGCGCCGATGTCCAGACCGCCACGCCCGACGACCTGGAATGGGCCGACGCCTACCTGTTCAGCAGCCCCACCCGCTTCGGCGGCGCGACCAGCCAGATGCGCGCCTACATCGACACGCTCGGCGGCCTGTGGGGCACCGGCAAACTGGCCAACAAGACCTTCAGCGCCATGACCAGCGCCCAGAACCCCAACGGCGGGCAGGAAACCACCCTCATGACCCTGTACACCATGGCCATGCACTGGGGCGCCATCCTAGTGCCGCCCGGTTACACCGACCCCGTCATCTTCGCGTCCGGCGGGAACCCCTACGGCGCCAGCGTCACGGCCGGTGGCCAGCCCCTGAGCGACGAGGACCGCGCCACCATCGCCCATCAGGCCCGCCGCCTCGTCGAGGTCACGGCCCGCCTCAACGGCTGA
- the treS gene encoding maltose alpha-D-glucosyltransferase gives MTQTMPEWYKSAVFYELSVRTYADGNGDGRGDFPGLTGKLDYLKTLGVDCLWLLPFYPSPLRDDGYDVADYTGIHPDLGTLDDFRVFLREAHARGLRVISDLVTNHTSSDHPWFQAARRGPTLPDGSPNEYHDYYVWSDTGTEYAGARIIFTDTETSNWTLDEQTGRYYWHRFFSSQPDLNFDNPRVVEELLSAARFWLDLGVDGFRVDAVPYLIEREGTNCENLPETHDILKKMRQMVDHEYPGRLLLAEANQWPEEVAEYFGTDQDPEFHMCFNFPVMPRLYMSLKKEDTTSIREIMDRLPAIPSFGQWATFLRNHDELTLEMVSDDERAFMYAAYAPDTRMKINVGIRRRLAPLLDNDRRRIELLNTVLLALPGSPILYYGDEIGMGDDLSQADRNGVRTPMQWNAGMSGGFSTANPEACFFPPISDAVYGYARVNVQSQEQDPGSLLKWTSRQLELRRRHPAFAVGELEFIDTDNPAVLAFVRRTDDETLLIVSNFAANAQSAHLDLGAYAGRTPVTLAGASPFPVVGESAYPMILGKYDYYWLRLN, from the coding sequence ATGACCCAGACCATGCCCGAGTGGTACAAGAGTGCCGTCTTCTACGAACTGTCCGTGCGCACCTACGCCGACGGGAACGGCGACGGCAGGGGTGACTTTCCCGGCCTGACCGGCAAACTGGATTACCTGAAAACCCTGGGCGTGGACTGCCTGTGGCTGCTGCCCTTCTACCCCAGCCCCCTGCGCGACGACGGCTACGACGTGGCCGACTACACAGGCATCCACCCGGACCTGGGCACCCTGGACGACTTCCGGGTGTTCCTGCGCGAGGCGCACGCACGCGGCCTGCGCGTGATCAGCGACCTGGTCACCAACCACACCAGCAGTGATCACCCCTGGTTCCAGGCGGCGCGGCGCGGCCCCACCCTGCCCGACGGCAGTCCCAACGAGTACCACGACTACTACGTCTGGAGCGACACCGGCACCGAGTACGCCGGGGCCAGGATCATCTTCACGGACACCGAGACGAGCAACTGGACGCTGGACGAGCAGACCGGCCGGTACTACTGGCACCGGTTCTTCTCCAGCCAGCCGGACCTGAACTTCGACAACCCCCGCGTGGTCGAGGAACTGCTGTCGGCAGCGCGCTTCTGGCTGGACCTGGGCGTGGACGGCTTCCGGGTGGACGCCGTGCCGTACCTGATCGAGCGGGAAGGCACCAACTGCGAGAACCTGCCGGAAACGCACGACATTCTGAAAAAGATGCGCCAGATGGTCGATCACGAGTACCCCGGCCGCCTGCTGCTGGCCGAGGCGAACCAGTGGCCCGAGGAGGTCGCCGAGTACTTCGGAACCGATCAGGACCCCGAATTCCACATGTGCTTCAACTTCCCGGTCATGCCGCGCCTGTACATGAGCCTGAAAAAAGAGGACACCACCTCCATCCGCGAGATCATGGACCGCCTGCCCGCCATTCCCAGCTTCGGGCAGTGGGCGACGTTCCTGCGTAATCACGACGAACTGACGCTGGAAATGGTCAGCGACGACGAACGCGCCTTCATGTACGCCGCGTACGCGCCTGACACCCGCATGAAGATCAACGTAGGGATCCGCCGGCGTCTGGCGCCGCTGCTGGACAACGACCGCCGCCGCATCGAACTGCTGAACACCGTCCTGCTGGCCCTGCCGGGCAGCCCCATCCTGTATTACGGCGACGAGATCGGCATGGGTGACGACCTGTCGCAGGCCGACCGCAACGGCGTGCGCACCCCCATGCAGTGGAACGCCGGCATGAGCGGCGGTTTCTCGACCGCCAACCCCGAAGCCTGCTTCTTCCCGCCCATCAGTGACGCCGTGTACGGCTACGCCCGCGTGAACGTGCAGAGCCAGGAACAGGACCCGGGCAGCCTGCTCAAGTGGACGTCCCGGCAACTCGAACTGCGCCGCCGCCACCCGGCCTTCGCGGTCGGAGAGCTGGAATTCATCGACACGGACAATCCCGCCGTGCTGGCCTTCGTACGCCGCACCGACGACGAGACCCTGCTGATCGTCAGTAACTTCGCCGCGAACGCCCAGTCCGCGCACCTGGACCTCGGGGCGTACGCCGGACGCACGCCCGTCACCCTGGCCGGTGCCAGCCCCTTCCCGGTCGTGGGGGAAAGCGCTTACCCGATGATTCTGGGCAAGTACGACTACTACTGGCTACGCCTGAACTGA
- a CDS encoding YdcF family protein produces MRSRGATLTLLPLAVAALLVAGFVLTPNLRVPNAATPHATLVVLGAAQYAGKPSPAFKRRLDHALTLYRAGGVQRVVVTGGRRAGDPYTEGGVGTTYLARQGVPAGDLIAEERSRTTVQNLQNARAALPPHTPLTLVTDEAHAPRALALARAIGLNANVSASPLSTRVSRSYLLREKVALVAYALIGIRL; encoded by the coding sequence ATGCGTTCCCGGGGCGCCACCCTCACCCTGCTGCCACTGGCCGTGGCGGCCCTGCTCGTGGCAGGATTCGTCCTGACCCCCAACCTGCGCGTCCCGAACGCCGCCACGCCGCACGCCACCCTAGTCGTCCTGGGAGCCGCGCAGTACGCCGGGAAACCCAGCCCCGCCTTCAAGCGCCGCCTGGATCACGCCTTGACCCTCTACCGCGCCGGAGGCGTGCAGCGGGTCGTCGTCACGGGCGGCCGCCGCGCCGGAGACCCCTACACGGAAGGCGGTGTCGGCACCACCTACCTCGCCCGCCAGGGCGTCCCCGCAGGTGACCTGATCGCCGAGGAACGCAGCCGCACCACCGTGCAGAACCTCCAGAACGCCCGCGCCGCCCTGCCCCCCCACACCCCCCTGACCCTCGTCACCGACGAGGCCCACGCCCCCCGCGCCCTGGCCCTGGCCCGCGCCATCGGCCTGAACGCCAACGTCAGCGCCAGCCCCCTCAGCACCCGCGTCAGCCGCTCGTACCTGCTGCGCGAGAAAGTCGCCCTGGTCGCCTACGCCCTGATCGGCATCCGGCTGTAA